In the Carassius gibelio isolate Cgi1373 ecotype wild population from Czech Republic chromosome B24, carGib1.2-hapl.c, whole genome shotgun sequence genome, one interval contains:
- the LOC128013611 gene encoding vesicular, overexpressed in cancer, prosurvival protein 1, whose amino-acid sequence MQERVKRGGAAVLLTLCAVLECIEAKKYCWYFEGGYPIYFICRSYEECCGTRCCVRALSIQRLWYFWLLLMMGVLFCCGAGFLIRRRMYPSALSEEPAFNVSFTRHPVSSPVSQQPGMQGYGDPCGAMTTALTPAYPGHMMSSYPPPPSYCSHPPPSYDQLFRNGEKKSLSRSSQ is encoded by the exons ATGCAGGAGCGGGTGAAGCGCGGTGGAGCGGCGGTGCTGCTGACGCTGTGCGCGGTGCTCGAG TGCATAGAAGCAAAGAAGTACTGCTGGTATTTTGAAGGAGGATACCCCATCTATTTCAT ATGTCGCTCGTATGAGGAATGCTGTGGGACTCGCTGCTGCGTCCGAGCGCTTTCCATCCAGAGACTCTGGTATTTCTG GCTGCTGCTGATGATGGGCGTGCTCTTCTGCTGCGGAGCAGGCTTCTTGATTCGCCGGAGGATGTATCCATCAGCGCTCAGCGAGGAGCCCGCCTTCAACGTGTCCTTCACCAGACACCCGGTCAGCTCGCCAG TGTCGCAGCAGCCGGGCATGCAAGGCTACGGTGACCCCTGCGGCGCCATGACGACGGCCCTGACCCCAGCCTACCCGGGTCACATGATGAGCTCGTACCCCCCACCGCCCTCCTACTGCAGTCATCCGCCGCCCTCGTACGATCAGCTCTTCAGGAACGGCGAGAAGAAGAGCCTCAGCCGGTCCTCGCAGTGA